A DNA window from Vagococcus penaei contains the following coding sequences:
- a CDS encoding class II fructose-bisphosphate aldolase, with amino-acid sequence MVLVNSKELFKKAREEQYAIPACNFFDLDSARSYVAVAERENKPLILALAEAHLDMISLEEGALIGKYLAEKATVPVVLHLDHGQTLSVIERAIDLDFTSVMIDKSESTFAENVALTKKVVAMAKGKNVAVEAEIGHVGSGVNYENHEVKDSIYTEVSDAVTFVEETQVDSLAISIGTAHGAYKGEPKINFDRLIDIAKQVDIPLVLHGGSSSGDENLKRCAVTGIEKINIFTDFINSAFEAITSEQPTDYLQVKAVANQAIEKTLSHYYQVFETKEV; translated from the coding sequence ATGGTATTAGTTAACTCAAAAGAATTATTTAAAAAAGCTCGTGAAGAGCAATATGCGATTCCAGCATGTAATTTCTTTGATTTAGATTCTGCAAGAAGTTACGTTGCTGTAGCTGAACGTGAAAATAAACCATTAATTTTAGCTTTAGCGGAAGCACATTTAGATATGATTAGTTTAGAAGAAGGCGCTTTAATTGGAAAATATTTAGCTGAAAAAGCTACTGTTCCTGTCGTTTTACATTTGGACCATGGCCAAACATTATCAGTCATTGAACGAGCAATTGATCTAGATTTTACGTCCGTCATGATTGATAAATCAGAAAGTACTTTTGCTGAGAACGTTGCATTAACAAAAAAAGTAGTCGCAATGGCGAAAGGAAAAAATGTTGCGGTCGAAGCAGAAATTGGTCATGTTGGATCAGGTGTGAATTATGAAAATCATGAAGTTAAAGATTCTATTTATACAGAAGTGTCAGATGCAGTTACTTTTGTTGAGGAAACACAGGTTGATTCTTTAGCAATCTCGATTGGAACTGCTCATGGTGCTTATAAAGGTGAGCCAAAAATTAATTTTGACCGTTTAATTGACATCGCAAAACAAGTTGATATTCCACTTGTATTACATGGGGGATCATCATCAGGTGATGAGAATCTTAAGCGTTGTGCTGTTACGGGAATTGAAAAAATTAATATCTTTACTGATTTTATTAACAGTGCGTTTGAGGCAATTACTAGTGAGCAACCAACTGATTATTTACAAGTTAAGGCTGTTGCTAATCAGGCAATTGAAAAA
- a CDS encoding PTS sugar transporter subunit IIB → MKKMLIMCGTGVATSTIVTGKVKTWLKENGLENDVQLFQSKVADEMNKIDNYDVVISTTIVPDKIKDKVIMGVPLLTNVGVDDMWKEVAKKIKG, encoded by the coding sequence ATGAAAAAAATGCTAATTATGTGTGGAACTGGTGTTGCAACATCAACAATTGTGACTGGAAAAGTCAAAACGTGGTTGAAAGAAAATGGTTTGGAAAATGATGTTCAGCTATTTCAATCAAAAGTTGCTGATGAAATGAATAAAATTGATAACTACGATGTGGTGATTAGTACAACGATTGTACCAGATAAAATTAAAGATAAAGTGATCATGGGAGTACCATTGCTAACTAACGTTGGCGTAGATGATATGTGGAAAGAAGTCGCTAAGAAAATCAAGGGATAG